The genomic window CATCGGCATTGCGGCACAGCAGATCTACCGGTCCGATGGCGGTCATGTATTCGCGCCGTACAAGGGTGTACCCGCTGCCCAAGGTCTCGACGTGCTCGGCCAGCAGCTCCTGCAGGTGCGACTCGACGCCGTCCTTGACGAGACCGGGATCGATGCCGAGTTCGTGGCTCGAGTCGAGCTCGACGTCGTCGATGGTGATCCGAAGCTCTTCGCCGGCCTTGTTGGTGACGACCCACTTGATGGACTCGTCCTCCGTCGATTCGACCATCCAGCACGGTGGACTCATCCAGTTCAAAGGCTTGTACGCGCGATCATCTGCGTGCACGCTCACCGATCCGTCGGACTTGACCAAAAGCAGCCTCCGCGCCGGCGGAAGATGAGCGGTCAGACGGCCTACATAGTCCACTTGGCACCGAGCAATTACGAGACGCACTTGCCCACCCTAAGCCAAACCGAACGCTACTCTGTGACCACCATGCCGCAACTAAGACGATCCGCCGCTCCTCTCGGATCACGCCTTCTCGGCGACACGTCCGAGTCTCCCCGACGACGACGGGTTCGCGTCCAAATCCTTCTGACGATCTTCTTGCTCGGCGCCAACCTCATCGGCGCGGTGATCGTCGGCGCTCTCGTGAGCGTGGTCGTTCCTGGACCGAATGTGCTGGAGCCGAAGTTCTACTGGTGGGTGAACTACATCGTCATCCCGGTGTATGTGGGCCTTGCGTTCATCGTCGGAGTTGTCTGGGGCACGACGCGAGCGGTGCGGGCGCTGCGCTGGGCAATCGAGGATCGTAAGCCGACGCGTCAGGAACAAGTCAACACTCTGTCGATGCCGTGGCAGCTCACGCGCGTCCAGATATTTCTGTGGACTGTCGGGCTGGTTCTGATCACGACAATCGACGGCATCATCGATCCGCAGTCGATCCCCAAGGTGGCCTTCACAATCGGAGCAGGTGGAACTGTCGTCTGTGCCTTCAGCTACCTGTTGAGCGAATTCGCTCTCAGGCCTGCTGCTGCCCGGGCGTTGGAGGCAGGCGACCCGCGGCGCATACGGATCGCCGGTGTGATGGGACGGTCCATCCTGTCGTGGATCCTCGGAACCGGAGTGCCGATAGCAGGCCTCATGATCATCGCCATCTTCAGCTTCATCCGGCCTTACCAGACCGATGCCGACCGAATGGCCGTCGCAATCC from Rhodococcus sp. P1Y includes these protein-coding regions:
- the nucS gene encoding endonuclease NucS, which translates into the protein MRLVIARCQVDYVGRLTAHLPPARRLLLVKSDGSVSVHADDRAYKPLNWMSPPCWMVESTEDESIKWVVTNKAGEELRITIDDVELDSSHELGIDPGLVKDGVESHLQELLAEHVETLGSGYTLVRREYMTAIGPVDLLCRNADGGTVAVEIKRRGEIDGVEQLTRYLELLNRDPLLAPVSGVFAAQSIKPQAKTLATDRGIRCLTLDYDVLRGTDSTEFRLF